CTCTCAACTTccaaagttttgatctttttcTGATCACCATCCACCCCATGTAACCATGTAAGTTATTGCTCCTATTTCATCACTTCCCTTTAAACGTTACACTTTCCTCTCTCAATTcccctattttttttattttttttttattttcacttccATCCACTTCTATTATCTTTGTTGGATTTTGACGTACTTTCAGTTTCTACCCTTTCTTCTCTGTGAGTTCATTTTGAATTTCTCTTCGTGTGCGCGTGCGTGTGATTTGTTCTTTAAATGTTTattattgttttgatttttgagttgttggtagtgttttttttttcttttttctatcgtAATTGTGGAATGCTTGTTAGTGATTACTTTAAAAGACCAGGTTCAGTGGGTTCGGATTGGGATCTATGTGGGATCTCTCGGtttctgttttcttcttattatatattattctcATCTTTGCGTGGTTTTGTTTATAATGTTTATGCTGGTTAATATtggtttttgtgctttttttatttgttttttttatgtatatatatagagaTTATCACCTGGGTGGCTTCTTCGTccgaataaaaaggaaaaagattgaATTTTGACGCATTCCCAGAACATATGTTGCTTTTTTGAGTGGTGGCTAGCTATTTCATGGGTTGAACTTGAAGAATTATGGGTAGCTTTAGCGAATTCGAAGAATGTCGGTTTTTTGATGCTCAAGAAGATGTTGTGTCCATTGCAGATTCAGTATCTGATGGAACTGACACCCTTGACATCAAATCTACTTCCAATGGAAGAATAGGATTGGAGGGCTTTGACTATGATGTGTGGATTCGGAGCCCGAGGAGTGTTCGAGAGCGTAGGGGCAAGTTTATGAAGAAGATGGGACTGAGTGTGAATGGGATTGAGAATTCAGTGGATGTGGTTGGTGTTGTTGAGCAGGAAGAGGTGAGGGATAGAGTGGAGTATAGTAGTGGGGCTGTGACTAGAACTTGTGATGGTTTTGAAGAGGAGTTCTGTTCGAGTCGGTCATCTATGTCTTGTTTTTCCAGTATTGATTCTTCAAAGGAGTATGGtttggaggagaacttgctgtgCCAAGACAAGAATTCAGACAAGAGAGTTGAGTGTAATGTGGATCCAAAGGGGGAACAGAGGAATATGAGGGATGGTAGGGATGTGGTTCTGGATCGGTTGGCGAATGCAGGGGAACCTGATGATTCTGAGAAACCCTCTGGGGTAACTCCTTCTTGGCAGACGAATGGGAATAAAAGGAGTTGGCTCAGAAGATTGCGGTCGTTTACATGTATGCTTGATAATCAAGGTGACAATGGTTTTGGCTTAGGATGTAGGCTTCAGAGAGTTAAGGTTCGGCAATGCAAGAAGCAAATGAAGGAATTGTCTGCTCTTTACATGAGACAAGATATCAAAGCGCATGAAGGTTCTATTACGACAATGAAATTCAGTCCTGATGGCCAGTATCTTGCAAGTGGCAGTGAAGATGGAGTTGTGCGCTTGTGGCAAGTGATTGAGGAGGATATGTCTAATGAAATTGACATTTCAGAAATTGACCCATCCTCCCTTTACTTTACAGTGAATAATCTCTCTGAATTGAAACCTCTGTTTATGGACAAGGAGAAAATCAACAAACTGAAGAGCATGAGAAAAACACAAGATTCAGCATGTATCATTTTCCCTCCTAAGATCTTCAGGTTGTTGGAGAAACCGTTGCATGAGTTCTATGGGCATCGAGGTGAAGTATTGGATCTCTCCTGGTCAAAGAATAATGTGAGTGAATgtcaaaaatttttgttttctagcAAAAAAGGCATCCGCTTGCGTATGAAAATTGATTTGGTTCTTCTTTTTGATGCAGTATCTTCTCTCGTCATCCGTTGACAAAACTGTCCGTCTGTGGCAAGTGAAATCCGATAATTGCTTGAAAGTTTTCCCACACAGTAATTATGGTGTGTGCATTACTACAATTCTGTTCTGATTTTTGGCATTGTTGAACCATTTATCTTAATTTGTTCttattacttcaaaattttcttatgtttctttttgttatttgataATGTTTTGTAGTGACATGCGTACAATTCAATCCCGTAGATGATAATTATTTCATTAGTGGATCTATAGATGGAAAAGTGCGCATCTGGACGATTCCTGATTGTCGTGTCATAGATTGGACTGACATTAGAGATATAGTAACGGCAGTATGTTATCGACCCGATGGCCAGGTAGAGCAACTCTTTCTTTTTACATGCTTTCTTCTATGGAAAGAAATACTATATAGAGAATATTGACATGAATTACCTGCTTTATACAGGGAGGGATTATTGGGTCCATGGCAGGAAATTGTCGATTTTATAATGTATCAGGTATAATTCTTTGGATATATTTTCCTCTAGTTAGACTACTTAGATGTCATTTAGTAGATTTCATAATATCTCAtataattaggattcaaattgTTATTGTGCCATGGTGGATGGGTGATTGATAGGTGGCTTGGTGGACCTACATTCTGCACATgcttgaaataaatattttttttctttagaataaCGATGACATATAATCATGGACAAACTGGTTATGATTGGATGTGAATGTCAATGGCTCCATTGTAATCACTTAAACACTTTAGCTAGGTACTCATTGCTTGTGTTTCATCTTTTGCTTGAAGCAGATAATCAGTTGCAGTTGGATTCCCAACTATGTTTACTTGCTAAAAAGAAATTTACTGGAAGAGGGATAACAGGCTTTCAggtattttctctttttatttggcttctTGCATCAAATGAATAATTTTGGCTTAATTACCATTCATTTTTTGCTGTTCTATATAAGCTACACTTTATTTGGCTAACTGATTATATTTCATCTGTTTCAGTTTTTTCCACAAGATTGTAACAAAGTTATGGTTACCTGTGCGGATTCACAAGTCAGAATCCTTGACGGGCTTAATGTGATTGGCAAATACAAGAGTATGTTTCGTTATCTTATTCTTATGCTTTACAAAGAATTGTTCTTGGATCTGTACTTCTGCACATTCTTTTAGGATTTTGTTTAGTTATTGTTCTGGCATTTTATTGGTTTAGCAATTATTGGTACATTCCTCtaatttgcattttatttcataCTATGTTTCTAAAATTCTTGTTCTGTTTCTGTAGGCCTAGGCACAGGGAGCCCATTGAGTGCATCTTTCACTTCTGATGGCAAACATATATTATCAGCATCCGAGGATTCTAATGTATATATGTGGAATGTTAGTCAGGAGGAGTCTATTCCCATGAAAGCTAAGAAGATTTGGTCTTCTGAGCGGTTTTTCTCAAACGCTTCCATTGCAGTGCCTTGGCAAGGTTTGAAACCTCAGACCATGGAAAATGAACACCAATGGAATGTCCTAGATAAAACTTCACCCGAATCTGTACATCTTAACCCACCTGCTTCATTTTCCCTGGGTCAAGAGTATTTCTTGGAGGCTTTGCCTAAGGGATCTGCAACTTGGCCAGAGGAGAAGCTTCCAATTTCTAGCTCCAAGGCAAAAACATCTACAATGCTTAAATCCGAGTACAGGTTCTTGAAATCTTCATGCAGGAGTACCTCTCGTTCTCATGCATGGGGGATGGTCATTGTGACTGCAGGCTGGGACGGTCGGATAAAGACATTCCACAATTACGGATTACCCGTACCCGTTTGAGAAGGGGGGGAGGGGGAGGTGAATTTTCCTTGGCATAAGCAAGCTGTCCTCGGAAAATTACATGGTGCTGATGTTGTTGGGAGTTGAGAGTGATGTTGACTTTGGCAGCAACTGTGACATAGCATGTCAAAGTCAAAGCCTAAGCATGAATTAGAGGAACTTTGGCTTTTGGAGGGGCCCCCTTCACATTGGTATCGCTGGTTGAACAGTGACAAGTGGTTACATTACTGTGGTTCAAAAATGTAATGTTGCTGGAATTTAGCAAGTTGCCAAGTTACATTGCCTTTTGATAGTCTAGAATCTGCTGGCCCCTAAAGGAGATGCAAATTCATGTGTTAGAAGCTTGGAAGGGGGTCCTATCAGATATTATTTTGATTATGTTGAAAGGACTGTGGGGCC
This region of Arachis hypogaea cultivar Tifrunner chromosome 8, arahy.Tifrunner.gnm2.J5K5, whole genome shotgun sequence genomic DNA includes:
- the LOC112705884 gene encoding uncharacterized protein encodes the protein MGSFSEFEECRFFDAQEDVVSIADSVSDGTDTLDIKSTSNGRIGLEGFDYDVWIRSPRSVRERRGKFMKKMGLSVNGIENSVDVVGVVEQEEVRDRVEYSSGAVTRTCDGFEEEFCSSRSSMSCFSSIDSSKEYGLEENLLCQDKNSDKRVECNVDPKGEQRNMRDGRDVVLDRLANAGEPDDSEKPSGVTPSWQTNGNKRSWLRRLRSFTCMLDNQGDNGFGLGCRLQRVKVRQCKKQMKELSALYMRQDIKAHEGSITTMKFSPDGQYLASGSEDGVVRLWQVIEEDMSNEIDISEIDPSSLYFTVNNLSELKPLFMDKEKINKLKSMRKTQDSACIIFPPKIFRLLEKPLHEFYGHRGEVLDLSWSKNNYLLSSSVDKTVRLWQVKSDNCLKVFPHSNYVTCVQFNPVDDNYFISGSIDGKVRIWTIPDCRVIDWTDIRDIVTAVCYRPDGQGGIIGSMAGNCRFYNVSDNQLQLDSQLCLLAKKKFTGRGITGFQFFPQDCNKVMVTCADSQVRILDGLNVIGKYKSLGTGSPLSASFTSDGKHILSASEDSNVYMWNVSQEESIPMKAKKIWSSERFFSNASIAVPWQGLKPQTMENEHQWNVLDKTSPESVHLNPPASFSLGQEYFLEALPKGSATWPEEKLPISSSKAKTSTMLKSEYRFLKSSCRSTSRSHAWGMVIVTAGWDGRIKTFHNYGLPVPV